The Aedes aegypti strain LVP_AGWG chromosome 1, AaegL5.0 Primary Assembly, whole genome shotgun sequence sequence agaaatatcgtcttaaagatacccacagaattccaagagattaatattcggaatcccattcccaccccaattctagagtttttaccagattcctaatatttccgcaatattcctagaatggtatttaaattttcagaattatcataaaaaatccgacatccctatcggaatctcaaagttcctacaggaattccggaattcaaaaggaaatctgagatgtcagaatttacacgtaaaattcagaattactttatcaatatctgaattcctaccgacatcctaaaattcctagaaaataacataattatcgtaatgccagaattcacacggatattacaaattgctactgccggtaatcttaccggaatctcagaattggcggagcgaaagttttcgtaacctcagaattcctttgcaaaactcaaaataccttccgatatatcaaaactcatatcgttttcccatgatttttactcaaaagtaaattattccattcaattccgcaaactcaaagcatgtgtagcaacctctgaagctaactaccagtagctttgtagtaaatgctacctttattcatagcaatgcgttgtttgtagtatgttcgaaaggtgtagaaaggaaaatgacacaaacatgttccactcgtgttccacatatagcgtttactaccgagaatgtagtaaactcaactttactacattttattcatacggcccaataactaggtgtaatgttgcagtaacgaacatttttggatctcatttttgtcattttctccatgtcctcgtttggtaagatgaggcgttattgaaaatcacgctggatttaatcccaggtctcctgtcaattgacgccgttgcggcgatcagctgttccgaaacgtctcgtaaaatggctctaTGAGAATAagtgaagtgacgaaccatccataatttgtttgaaatacaaAACGATAATGATAGAAGTTTgcaaaaataagttcaaagcaCTAATCAATCTTCTCAATTTAATGCAGTTCGATGTAAAGAAGTGAAATAGTCaggaatatttacaaaaaaaaaaaacactagaaTATCTCTAAGAAAACGTAATCCCATAGTACgccgacattcataatgtcgaactattcgaTAGTTATTCTtagtaatgacgaaaaaagaaAGGTTTATTACCTACAACTTTAATTGTTAATATTTCATTTCAGGGCACTGCCAAAACCCGCATGCAGGACGTCTGTTCCGAGTACCTGTTGCGAGCGCTGCACCTGTTTGGGCCCACGGTGATCGTGTCCATCGGTCGGTACTGCGAAGACCGAGTCAAACTGCTGGTCCGGCAGAATCTACTGGACGCGACTCAAGTTCGCCTGTTGTGCATTCCCCACCCTAGCCCACGCAGCCTGAACAACACCAGCTGGGCGGAGAAGGCTCGCCAGTGGCTTGTGGATAACGGGGTCATACCGTATCTGATGCCCTGAGGGTAGAACACGAAGAAACTTCCAAACAGTGAGAGAGAAAAAGTACAAATTTTatgtgtgtttgtgtttgtCTACAACCGAATATGGATCACTTCATGGAGCAAGCCCTGGAGCAGGCACGGAAAGCGGAACAGCTGAAAGAGGTCCCGGTTGGATGTGTGTTTGTGTATCGCGGAGAAATTATCGCCAACGGGTGCAATCTGGTGAATGAAACGAAAAATGCCACCCGCCACGTGGAGTTCATCTGCATCGATCAGGTGCTGGAGTACTGTAAAAGCCGGTCCTTGAAACATGAGGACGTCTTCCGAGAAGTGACGGTAGTCGTAACGGTAGAACCGTACATTATGTGTGCCGCCGCCCTAATCGAACTGAACGTGCGGGAAGTTATTTACGGGTGTGAGAACGATCGATTCGGAGGCTGCACCGTGCTGGATGTTCCGGGGCTCCTCAAGACTAGCATTCCCATACGGGGAGGCGTCAGGGCAGACGAAGCAATGGAACTACTGAAGGAATTTTACAAAGGTGAGAACCCCTCGGCGCCCGTTCCCAAGGTAAAAAGATAAATATAAATatcattttattcattttacTATCGAAATATTGCGAATAATTCAATTGATCCGATTGACGTCCATATTAGGGGTCGTTCATGTACTACGTGCACAACTTATACGGGGCATGGGTGCAAAAGTCCACGCAAACTTCAAACATTTGTTACCATTTAGGTAGTTTACCCTATATGGCCTAACGAAGCAAGGAGAGTGAGTGGTAGGGTAACTCACTATACTACTGTTCGCaatagaggtccccaagcaaactgccacgaacaccaacgcacaatcaatcttacacaagtcgatttcctcagaatgaaaacgtatcgatgtttgtttgacgttattgagctttcggtcaacggcaggccaacaaggaagtggttgttttgcagcaattctgtttatatttggattctcacagcaaacaaaagtaatgttgtgacagttctcacagcaaacaaagaaaattttgtcaacattgcactactacgcaggcaactggattggtctatgaACGATATGAGCGATAGTTGTATTTTAGCACATTACGAACCAAACTTATTGTTTGTGATGTCCAATAGTAGCTATAAGCATAAATCCAATAAGAATTGCACaatcaatgtgatggattttactaaggtggcgcagatcattgatgcgtgccactagttctctctttcattctcccgctgttcttatgcagcgcaaatagtgacgtcactatttgcgctgcataagaacagcgggagaatgaaagagagaactagtggcacgcatcaatgatctgcgccaccttagtaaaatccatcacattgttTCACAATACCGTATTATATGTAGTTAATTATATATTTTCTAAGGACTCTGAATGGATTCAATCAATGAATAGGAGGCTTCTAACACTCTGCAATTAAACGGTCGTTTTGAAGAACAGGAAACGAATTTTGTATAACACTTACATTTATACACCACATACAAAATACATTGAAACTGGATATAAGATGTGGGTATAGTAGTGGGTGTATgacaatgtgatggattttactaaggtggcgcagatcattgatgcgtgccactagttctctctttcattctcccgctgttcttatgcagcgcaaatagtgacgtcactatttgcgctgcataagaacagcgggagaatgaaagagagaactagtggcacgcatcaatgatctgcgccaccttggtaaaatccatcacattgggtgTATGAAGGGGTTTAGAGTGGGTTCATGGAGATCAAAGAGCTAGGAAGCAATTCTTTATCAAACGTGAGCTCAAGCAGTCAACATCTCAAAATCCCTAAAGTTCCCAGTTATCCTTAATACAAGTGATAAGTTCGGTTAAGCTTAAAAATAAGTGAAGGCATCTTCCAAGTTCTGCACTTGTTATCCAGAAGATTCAGGTAACCAACCATTCAATAGTGAAATCTCCCACATGGCCCCTCTAAGACCCTCTGCCCCTACAACAGGACCCATTTGGTTTGTGCCACGTTTTGGCCTAACCACTAAGCCCCAGCGCGGAAATCAACCGTAAGCTACTCTCATTGTCCGCCTCACGGACAACAGTGTTCCGCTAAAATATTAACCGGGAAACATCATCAAGTTCTGCGTGCTAGTTCCTGAAGAGGAGATTCATCGCCTTGTGCCCCAAGAGAACCACATGGTTGTGCCCTCCCCCGTCGACGGTACCCTAACAGCATTGCCCGTTCATCCCATCAGTTCCAGTCAAGGCCGGCCCAACGTAACACACTCCCACACACATACACCCAACACAGCGTGAGTAGAATAAACGTTAAAAAGTGAAAAGACCGTGTTAAGTGATTTTGCGACCTGATCAGCTTTCCCCAGTACCCCCTATTGTCAATTAGCCGGCCCCGAGAAAAGAGGCGGGTGTAGCCCACGGGAttatcacaaaaggccgaatcacagaaggccgaatcacagaaggccgaatcacagaaggccgaatcacagaaggccgaatcacaaaaggccgaatcacaaaaggccgaatcacaaaaggccgaatcacaaaaggccgaatcacaaaaggccgaatcacaaaaggccgaatcacaaaaggccgaatcacaaaaggccgaatcacaaaaggccgaatcacaaaaggccgaatcacagaaggccaaATTAGAGTTACAATCCTAAAGAATAAAGCTTGGATATGAAAAGAACAAGTCCATGCTTTGTTAAATGCAGTCATGTCAGTAACCAGTG is a genomic window containing:
- the LOC5579965 gene encoding tRNA-specific adenosine deaminase 2 isoform X6 gives rise to the protein MCVCVCLQPNMDHFMEQALEQARKAEQLKEVPVGCVFVYRGEIIANGCNLVNETKNATRHVEFICIDQVLEYCKSRSLKHEDVFREVTVVVTVEPYIMCAAALIELNVREVIYGCENDRFGGCTVLDVPGLLKTSIPIRGGVRADEAMELLKEFYKGENPSAPVPKVKR